From the genome of Gracilinanus agilis isolate LMUSP501 chromosome 2, AgileGrace, whole genome shotgun sequence, one region includes:
- the LOC123234581 gene encoding haptoglobin-like: MRVLDTVVALLLCGLLSADAIDENDALLSEDDICPRPPPVANGYVEHVVRYKCDKYYRLKSDGDGLYTLNEEKQWTNKDVGEKLPECEAVCGKPANPVNPVQRIIGGAIDAKGSFPWQGRMVSWKNLSSGATLISDQWLLTTAKNVFLSHDENATLEDIVPTLKLFLGKKLVDIDRVILHPNRSTVDIGLIKLKSKVLVDEKVMPICLPQKDYVEVGRVGYVSGWGRNNNFVFTERRLKYVMLPVADNDKCVEHYEGSTDPEKKKAKSPVGVQPILNQHTFCAGMTKFQEDTCYGDAGSAFAIHDEDNDTWYAAGILTFDKSCSVAEYGVYTKVPSILDWIQETIATN, encoded by the exons ATGAG GGTTTTGGACACTGTAGTTGCTCTCCTTCTTTGTGGACTGCTGTCTGCAGATGCCATCGATGAAAACGATGCCCTGCTTTCTGAAG ATGACATCTGTCCAAGACCTCCTCCTGTGGCGAATGGCTATGTAGAGCACGTGGTCCGCTATAAGTGTGACAAGTACTACAGACTGAAGAGTGATGGAGATG ggcTCTACACCTTAAATGAAGAGAAACAGTGGACTAATAAGGATGTCGGTGAAAAACTACCCGAATGTGAAGCAG TATGTGGAAAACCTGCAAATCCAGTCAACCCAGTACAGCGGATCATAGGAGGCGCAATAGATGCCAAAGGCAGCTTTCCCTGGCAGGGTCGCATGGTTTCCTGGAAAAATCTCTCCAGTGGAGCTACTTTGATTAGTGACCAATGGTTGCTGACCACAGCTAAAAACGTCTTCCTGAGTCATGATGAAAATGCCACTCTTGAAGACATCGTCCCTACCTTAAAGCTTTTCTTGGGGAAGAAGCTTGTGGACATCGATCGTGTGATTTTACATCCCAACCGCTCTACAGTGGACATTGGACTTATCAAACTTAAAAGTAAAGTACTGGTTGACGAGAAGGTGATGCCCATTTGCTTGCCCCAGAAGGACTATGTAGAAGTGGGACGCGTAGGCTATGTGTCTGGTTGGGGAAGAAATAACAACTTCGTCTTCACTGAACGTCGTTTGAAGTATGTCATGCTGCCTGTGGCTGACAATGACAAATGTGTGGAACACTATGAAGGCAGCACAGACccagaaaagaagaaagcaaagagtCCAGTTGGTGTCCAACCCATATTGAACCAACATACATTCTGCGCTGGTATGACCAAATTCCAAGAAGATACGTGCTATGGTGATGCTGGGAGTGCCTTTGCTATACATGACGAGGATAATGACACTTGGTATGCGGCAGGCATTCTGACCTTTGACAAGAGTTGTTCAGTGGCTGAATATGGCGTTTACACAAAAGTACCTTCCATCCTGGACTGGATCCAAGAGACAATAGCCACCAACTAA